A section of the Malania oleifera isolate guangnan ecotype guangnan chromosome 2, ASM2987363v1, whole genome shotgun sequence genome encodes:
- the LOC131148256 gene encoding nucleobase-ascorbate transporter 7-like: MTVGDGGNGVVGDSNASANVLQPHPVKEQLPGIQYCVNSPPPWLEALLLGFQHYILTLGMTIMIPSLIVPQMGGGKLEKALVIQTMLFVTGLSTLLQSLFGTRLPTVINSSYSFVIPTTSIVLADRYRSFADPQKRFEQTMRGIQGALLVSSCLPIIMGFTGIWRNVVRFLSPLSVVPLVTYTGIGLYQLGFPKLAECVEVGLPELIIMVFISQYRPRFLKSEKAKFDRYSVLCSTAIVWAYAAILTSTGVYNNKLPKTQLSCRTDQSGLIGQAPWIYIPYPFQWGMPTFNPGEAFAMMAASFVALIESTGTFIATSRYASATPVPPSVLGRGTGWLGMGVLLDSLFGSVAGSSASVENAGLLALTKVGSRRVTQISAAFMIFFSICGKFGAVFASIPLPIVAASYCILCGYVSSAGLSFLQFCNLNSFRTKFIIGFSLFMGISIPQYFNGYQISARPGPLHTHTKWFNNLLEIIFMSNATVAAIIALLLDQTLDCKAEATPKDNGLQWWEKFNLYKSDVRTDEFYALPCRLNQLFPSF, encoded by the exons ATGACCGTGGGAGATGGTGGCAACGGTGTTGTGGGAGACAGCAACGCCAGTGCCAATGTCCTACAGCCTCACCCAGTGAAGGAGCAGCTACCTGGCATTCAGTATTGCGTCAACAGTCCTCCTCCATGGc TGGAAGCTCTTCTTCTGGGGTTCCAGCATTATATTTTGACTCTTGGGATGACAATTATGATTCCTAGTTTGATCGTCCCTCAAATGGGCGGTGGCAAG CTTGAGAAGGCTTTGGTGATACAGACCATGCTTTTTGTAACAGGATTGAGCACACTCTTGCAGTCTTTGTTTGGAACCAGACTTCCAACTGTGATCAATAGTTCATACTCATTTGTTATTCCCACAACTTCTATTGTCTTAGCTGACAGATACAGATCATTTGCAGATCCTCAGAAG AGGTTTGAACAGACAATGAGAGGAATACAGGGTGCCCTGCTGGTTAGCTCCTGTCTCCCAATAATTATGGGTTTCACGGGCATATGGAGAAATGTTGTAAG GTTTCTTAGTCCACTTTCAGTGGTTCCACTAGTAACTTATACTGGAATTGGTCTCTATCAACTTGGCTTCCCAAAG TTGGCAGAATGTGTTGAAGTTGGGCTGCCTGAGTTAATTATAATGGTTTTCATCTCACAG TATCGTCCTCGCTTCTTGAAGTCCGAGAAGGCCAAATTTGATAGATATTCGGTGCTGTGTTCCACTGCAATTGTATGGGCATATGCAGCAATCCTCACTTCAACTGGAGTGTACAACAATAAACTCCCAAAAACTCAGCTCAGCTGCCGCACAGACCAGTCTGGTCTCATTGGTCAAGCTCCTTG GATATATATTCCTTACCCATTTCAATGGGGGATGCCAACATTTAATCCTGGAGAGGCCTTTGCAATGATGGCTGCTTCCTTTGTTGCTCTCATTGAG TCAACAGGTACATTTATTGCAACATCAAGATATGCGAGTGCCACACCCGTGCCACCTTCTGTCCTTGGCCGTGGTACCGGCTGGCTG GGTATGGGTGTGTTGCTGGATAGTCTGTTTGGTAGTGTAGCTGGATCTTCTGCATCAGT TGAAAATGCTGGCCTATTGGCACTGACCAAAGTTGGGAGTCGAAGAGTCACTCAGATATCAGCTGCATTTATGATTTTTTTCTCCATATGTG GAAAATTCGGAGCAGTGTTTGCATCAATACCTTTGCCAATTGTAGCAGCTTCATACTGTATTTTATGTGGTTATGTTT CTTCTGCAGGCCTCAGTTTCCTCCAGTTCTGTAACCTGAACAGTTTCAGAACAAAATTTATAATTGGTTTCTCTCTATTCATGGGCATTTCAATACCACAGTACTTTAATGGCTATCAAATAAGTGCAAGACCAGGTCCTCTACACACTCATACTAAATGG TTCAACAATTTACTGGAGATTATTTTTATGTCCAATGCAACCGTGGCTGCTATAATTGCATTGCTCTTGGATCAAACTCTTGACTGTAAGGCTGAAGCAACTCCGAAGGATAACGGGCTGCAGTGGTGGGAGAAGTTCAACTTGTACAAATCAGATGTTAGGACAGATGAATTCTATGCTTTACCATGCCGACTCAATCAGCTCTTCCCATCTTTCTAA